From Zea mays cultivar B73 chromosome 3, Zm-B73-REFERENCE-NAM-5.0, whole genome shotgun sequence:
GGTAATTGTTTCCATTTCCATTTAACCCTTAATTTTGGTAAAATTTCGAAAACCATTCTCAAAAAATAATGTTTTCATTTTCAACCCTGTCTATACCTCCAGACTTTGATTATGTGGCTCCTGTGGTATCCAAAATAGAAGAACCTCTGTTCCTCTTTGCACAAGAGAGGCCAACAATAGTTCTAGTTCTAGTTAGGGATGGTAATTGGACCCATGGGTATGGATACCTACGGGTTTCGTACCCGGTGGACATGGATACGAGTTGGAAAACTCACCCGTGGATCCTATCGGGTCGAGTACCCGAAATACGTCGGGTAGGGTACGGATAGTATATTTTATCCATGGATATCCACTAGCTAGATACCCGAAAGATTTATTCACAATTTTACATGTTATGTTTTTGGCCCATGAAGCAAAGAAAAAAGCCCACCCGCCAGCAACCTGCGCCTAGCCGGCGGCCCGGCACTCGGCAGTCGCCACCCGCCACCCTAAATCTCTAATTCCCACTTCCCAGTTCCCAGCCGCCAGGCCGCCAGCGCCCCACCCAGCCCCAGCCACCGCCCGCCAGCAGCGCAGGCGCACAGCCCGCTGGCGCTGCCCCGCTCCCGCGGTCCCGCCCGCCCCGAGCTGCGCGGCTAAGCCACCAAGCTGTGCGCCCGGCCTGCGGCGTCCCTTGTCCCTGTCGGCCGTCCCCGAGCTGTGCCCTGCACACCTGCGCCGTCCGCCGTCCCCGAGGCCCGAGCTGCGCCCGCGCCGTCCCCGAGGCCCAAGCTGCGCGCCTGCGCCATCCCCGAGATGTGCCGTCCATCGGCCGCCCGCCCGCTGCCCCGctcccgcccgagctgcgcggctGCGCCTCCGAGCTGGTGGGTATGGATATATTTTACATGCAGATTTATATTTTACAGTAGCATATCCACCGGATATCCGATACTCGACGAATACCCGGTGGGTACGGGTACAGGTCCATTTTTTTACCCGATTGActtggtgggtatggatatttgtaTAAGGGCCGAGTATGATATCGGGTCGGATATTATCATACCCAAACACAACCCGACCTGCTGCCATCCCTAGTTCTAGTACGTCTCTCTGTAAGTTACCTGTGCAAACCTTCTACTCAAAACCAGATCATACTTCCATAACCAAATAGTCCAACAAATAGTTGCAGCAGCAATATCTAATATTTAAGTTCCTTAGTAAAACATTAAGCCAAGACCCAAAAAAATGGATATATTGTTTGCAGGTTCAACATCGAAGCAATGAAATATTGAATTATGTCCATGCAACTACATAAGAAACACTTTAGTGTCCCCTTTCTATTTTCTTTTAACTAAGTTCCGTTTCATGAGAATTACCCCATTTCTTAGGTTTCATAAGAAAATTTTCTATTTTAAAAAGGATTTTCTGTTTCCATATCATTGAATTATTTGACAAAGATCTGCTTTATTTGCATCAAGTTATTATAGAAAGATTGCACGAGTAGGAGCTCCTTTGTTCACATCCCATATTCCCATCTAAACTTGTCACTTTCTTCAACTAGAGATATATTAGCCACCTTTGAACCTAGCTTAAGCCAAGACATCAAAATAGCCCCTActaacatgcttccaaaggagatgtTGAGATGGATGCTATTCAAAACACTTGCCCTTTTTCGAATAAAAGGCTTACTTTCTTTCCACTTATCGTCCTAGGATCTCACGCGTTGACCATTTTGTGTTCTAAAAGAACAAAAAGAGAATAACTACAATCCTAATCCATGTAGCCTCGGGCAGGTTTTGTAGATGGGCCGAGGCCCGGGTCTAATTGAGATGGTGCTAATTGAGATGGGGCGGCTAAATAATAAGATATTATTGGACCAGGGTTCGTCTAGTTATTAGAAAACAAATGCTCCTAATATACAATCTCTATATATAAACATATAAACAAATTACATTAGAAGATACTTATTGGGTATTTTATTTTTCTGATGAAAATTTAGTTTGTATCATATCAAATGATTAAATGGCAATTACGACTATTTTTAACTAGGTTCTTCTCACTAAAGTTTAGTATTTCTAATTAGCATCCAAATATTTAATGTGACAGAGACTAAAATTTAACCCATGTAAACAACCTTTTACTATATTCTCTTTGTTTTATAAATTCTTCATATAATTttttttacataaaatttcttgTATCGTATTTGATCTATATTTAACGTCCGTGCGTGAGCACTGACGTATGTACAAATCAAAATACAAGCATATTACGACCAACGATAACATGTCATCCTCGAAATTGGCTCCTTGTAGCCACCCCCGAGAAGCCGATACTTTCTGGATAGCTCCATCTTCTATATTCTACTCAAGGCAAGGAATTAGGAGCAGACCGAAGACCTGGGGCTCACCTGCTACTCAAAGTCAAGAATCCACATGATTTTGGCTTCACTGCGCCTAGTGCTGTATCTCTAGAGCTGAAAAAAAAAACTTAAAGCTCGTGAGCCGAACTAGGTCAGCCACCAAGTCGCACCGAGTCGAGCTCGGCTCGGTTTGTTTCCAGCTCTATGTATCGGGTTGCCGTTGATTGAGGAGGAGCTGAGGGCCCTAGCAGCCGAGAAGCCCATCCTGTACAACGGCTGTCTCAGCTCCTGCTCTCAGTAGAGATGACAATAGATACCCGAAATTCGAtaggtttttaccccattagtgTATGGGTTTGATCAAGTTTCATATCTATAAATTTATTAATGGACATAAATCTATACTCGATGATTTTATGGTACGACCATAcgagtttgttcctatagtacccaaaccgtGGTGAACCCGTATTTACATTGTACTTAATCTCAAAGTCTGTCTCTTATATTTTTTCACTTAACTTAATATCTCGGAACCCCTACAACTAATTTTAGTAATTAATTATTAGGTTTAGAGATTGTAACTTGAGTTTTATTTGTCTCTTCCTATGTTGTCCTCTGCAACCAGACTCCCCATCACACCCACCCCCGAGAAGTCGAGACTTTCTGGATAGCTTATGGGTCCCAGCTGGGAGTCACGCAGACTTGGCAAAGAACCGTCTTTCTGTTGAATTCAACTCTGCTCTAGCTAGCAGTGCAGCTCCATCTTCTATATTATACTCAAGGCAAGGAATTAGGAGCAGACCGGAGACTTGGGGGCTTCACCTGCTGTATCTCATTACCATCTGCATCTGGTTGCCCGTTGATTGAGAAGGAGGAGCTGAGGGCCATGGCGACCGAGAAGCCCATCCTGTACAACGCCTGGATCAGCTCCTGCTCCCACCGTGTTCGCATCGCACTCAACCTCAAAGGTGACTGGTTAGATTGCTCTTTTGGTTGGTTTTTAGGGATAACCGAGCTTGCTCTACTTGATGCTAACCTCGAGGGTCTATCCTCTTTTTTTTAGTCTAAGATGTTTCGCAAGAATCACATCCAGGCTCGTCTATTTCTGGACAATTTCTGAAGTTCGCTCAGCTAGGGATTAGCGATGACTACCGATGCTAGCAATTCTGTTGTATTTCTTGGTCTGTTAACTGTGGCTAGTTAATTGTCCCAAGAATATTTTGCTTTCAAGTCCTTGTCGCTTGACAGAACAAGAACCACTATATGCAACCTTTTTGTTTTCACTACAGTAAACGACAAAATTTCCGACGgctaaagccgtcggacataagagctaaaccgtcggacataagctatgtCCGACGGCAGTGTCTTATCTCCGACGGTTTTAAGCGGTCGGCGTTAAAGCGTCGGAAATAacattatgtccgacggctgccgtcggacatagtttatgtccgacggccccatCCGACCGTCGGCGATAAGGCGGAGTAACGGTTTTAACCGCTGCCTGGGCCCACAACtgctatgtccgacggcttaaagccgtcggacataacgtagagcctatgtccgacggctttaagccgtcggacataacttacagcatatgtccgacggtttacacaaaagccgtcggacataacgttTTTCAGAATTTGCAGAAAAATCTGAattttaaaaaatctgacatttgcaaatacaaaacagaattcatacacatatacacattcacattaacaaatatactcacataagtatacacattcacaaatataatcacataagcattcacatTCACAAAATTTAACATAACAACATAGTTCCAAATGGTTGCAATAAGTGTTTACATAAACATAGTTGTCCAAACTCCAAAATGAACATTATTCGACGGGTAGGCTTTCACATGAAAGGTTTCAACAAGTGTTTTACATCAGtatcactcatatccatcgccacctcctccggctggactatGCGTGCTGAAAAGATTGTTCACCCACGAATGTGTTGGGTCGTcctgaccagacccatctccaggtgcggcaactgaagcgggtggtgtctgaaatccctataacacaagcacatgaaatagtaaccactcagttgttcatttaaacacataagacatctatgaacatgtcacacacgcatatgtgtacataccatagggaattgtgacggaggcggaggcggtggtggaggcgccaacattggcattggcagtgcaaactccggaggcggcatcccatatgtcggcatcgggacgcccgcttgttgggctagttgctacaaattatatacaagtcattgttgagctaataagatacacatcaagtgttttacaaaataagctacaaaatgttacttcagcttaccgagagaagagcttgattttgggcctggaggtttgcataatactcgtccctcttcttctggtactcggcttgttgcctctggtactcagattgttgcctctggtactccaattgttccctcaagactgattgatggtactctgcctgttgacgcaacactgccATCTCCATGTCGTGGGCGgatgatcgtgaacgggacgactgtgaagacgacgatgtggactgtcgtccacggcgtcttagctctctggaatcaatcgtagaatcaaaaatacccaacctacaagagtgaaccatgcacttagtatagtaactcatgcctcagttgaatcgcaagcatatgatgcCAATTTTGTAATCCAAATTAAATAATCTCACCGTCCGTGGGCTTGTCCTCCtccgctagcatatgctgcctgagggtcgattggctggctcctccaatcgtactcctgcccatggcgttgaaccatctcctccccatacgaagcctggaggcaaacaatatcaaatataagtgcataacccctataTATGCcattgcaaacaatatcaaacacataatagagtatcaaaaactcactagacggtcggtggctgtctgagtgcataacacatcaggattctgaggatcagaacccctatgcccttgcatatacacctccacatccgtgggcgtacgaccgaatttgacttcctgtacataaaagttacaatgacacatttctatgtaattcaaaagttacaacaaactgtgacttaccattcgcttagccaagcgcacatgaccatcaccaccgtagttgtggaacgactcggtcccacggtttcccctgttcctttcggaaatggcacgaaactcaggggaagcccaccatctgcacaatgcccgataaccctccgatcgggtggccatccacggcaccgacacctacatgaaattttttaaataaagcaagcaaatacatggcttcGTGCGATTTGAGAGGCAAGaacctgtttacctctaggtattgctcctccgtcaagtaaattgatgaccactcggccttggtatttggcatcggtcgatcatcagcatttgctctgtaccatgcctttatagcctgaattcgtgcatagtacattgcatctgcaacgacatcgttcgcgttatactcaaacacgtaacgagcgttcatatcatatgatccatcgtccggcaacttgtaccgtttctgcaaaaaaaattagtgttatcataaaagcaaacatgtatggaataactaaaatagtataaataattcatacccagaatgcatcccaaactagtgcctgtgtgttgccaaacgttctacagacaccatagcgataatgctcccaagtggtggcggggacagact
This genomic window contains:
- the LOC103650609 gene encoding classical arabinogalactan protein 9-like translates to MPTYGMPPPEFALPMPMLAPPPPPPPPSQFPMGFQTPPASVAAPGDGSGQDDPTHSWVNNLFSTHSPAGGGGDGYE